ATAGCTCAGTTGCACATCAAGACCCTCGGTATCCAtcaattttatgagttctccatTTACTTTCTCATGATCCATCAGATGCATCATACCTTCACCGAGAATGGAAAACCAGTTATATAAAAACgggaaatttataaaaatggtccctctagtttgcacgagttctcattttcgtccctctactattaattgtatcaattttaaccctatagttttcattccatctcaatttcgtccttctccctaacgccatccatgaaacaaacggaattgaagggcaaaattgtcattttctctcacagagggaccaaattgaaattttatgcaaaccagagggattatttttaaaattttacattttactttcgttttttgcaaataaaataaaaaagaccacaagtaatgtatttgacaactgaattattttttattgggtaatcaaactatattggaaaatttatatttcattacacattacaaaaaaattagaaaatgtacaaatcaaccccttagctaatgtctttgtatcatgttcttataatcttcttattttttcacccaataaaaaaaatgtttaaaatccgtgtttatttgttatatgagtgatcttatgagtaagtcccaaaataaatacacttatacccatattttaatgtatttgatctcttaatatttaatagtgtttcattgctcaattaaacacaattacaagatttctaaatactattgaacaactttttctttttaatcatgtgacaaaaaaaataacgatagtgaaaattcaattgaaaaaaaaaatacaagaccaagacaattaacataagggtcgtttttcgaattttctcatattttttgtgatgtatataataaaaactttacaaaatttcaacgtatattttattattcaatataaagtgagatgagaaatatattatatatgatgtattttaaatttatttacaaaaacaaaagtaaaaaacaaaattatagaaatagtccctctagtttgcatgaaatctcaatttagtccctctgtgaggagaaatgacaattttgtcctccaattccgtttgtttcactaacgccgtaagcgagagggacgaaattgagacagaatgcaaattataggactaaaagtaacacaattgatactagagggacgaaaatgaaaattcatgcaaactagagggaccatttataaaaatttccctataAAAACTGAAATCTCTATTTAGTCTTGTACTGAAATAACTGATCTCAGCAAATTCCTGTGATAGCAACAAGTTTGATTTTCTTCAAGAGCTTAATCCTAattgtttttttctgttttcattttccacAAAATTGTTTGGCAAACCCGTTAGTAAACCTGTTTTTGGGAGAGTTTTTCGACAACCACCCAACGAGAAAGATGTTTTTGAAGTCTCATAAACTATTTCTGCTCAAAGGACATGAAACGATGGGGGGTTTTCCTTCCAAAAGGAGTTTTTGAATAGTATCATGCCAAACCATACATTAGATGGCAACCAAACAGGGACTTAGTTCCCCTGGCAGAAATAAACCAACTCTACAAAACAACACCGGTAACATACCAGTGAAAAGTGTTCTTTTCGGTTGGATTTTACGGACTTCCTGCAGAGCCTGGCGAGAAAATAAAACAGGATatcaataatatataaaaataaaaaataaaaaatcaatgaCAGCATCAcatcaggaaaagaaaaaggagcatgttcataaaaaagaaaaaagaccaaTGAGCTGATACCCGAGGAAGTCCAAAATGTGTTGAAGAAGATCGATCTGGCCTCAAGGCATCCTAATCAAAACATGTAACCCAAAAGGAGAGAGTGATGGAGTTGATTATTGTGCAAAGAAGGTAGCAAAGACCAAGGGAAGAGAGACTAACCATGATAAGAATATCACAGTTCCTCAGAATTGGATAAGTTTCTTCAGGTATGTCGCTCACATCACTGCAAAACAGGAAACGCGATTAGCTTACATCATCCTGGTAAAGATTGAACAGAATACGAGCATATAATTCAAAACCATTACCTAATGTAACAGATATTACCGAAGCGAAAACCAAGGGAACGATAATCACGGCCATGCCAGACTGGTAAAGGAGTAAACTGAAAGCAGAACAAAAGCAAACACACATCCATCATACCAGAGTTGTATCCAGTATCCTACTGATCCAAACCAACTGGAAGGAATTACAATTCTTacaagtgttttttttaacttcagaTAGGATTAATTTGAGCCAGTTCAAAAAATGCTGATTTGGATAATTTAAAACCTATATGGGTATAACCTATCTAGATATTGTTGAGTCAAAAACATGAACAGCGAGATCACAATTTTTTCTGTAGCATCATAGATGTGCGAAAGACAAATGATCAGGACTAAATGTCAAATTTGTGTAGTTCTACCCAACATTATCAGAGATACAAATCAGGGGCGGAGCAACAGATATGGAAGCGAACACAGAGCAAGTCTGCAAAGCCTAATACAAGCAGAACTGTTCCTAACTCAGACATATTGTGCAGCATAAATAATTCAAAAGCTATCCACACCACCGATCTGCAGGAATCTTTTTATTGcttatttaaaaagaaaggtCACCTTTGAGTCTTTGACACACGAATTCAAATAAGGGCGTTCTTATAGTTCAGCTGTTACACAGAATCTAAATATTGTGCCCCATGGAggcaaaattttgaattcacTTAAGCAACTCAACTTAAAAGCCATTCAAGCACTGAGAAAACACAAACTCCCTCTGATCCTAAGGAATTAGATAAGGAACATCTAACCTTTAGACCATGCACAAGGAAAGGCTCTTCATGTATGATGTCAAATTCCAACTCTGAGACTGCAGCACCAGGTGTTACAACGCTGGTATCCACTAAGTAATAATGAGTTTTCTTCATCACCTGAACttattttgaggaaatacagttttctaagaaaaaaaaacctggcTTGGAAAGTACATCAACAATGGTTACTAGTTGCAGAATGACAAGACTCACTACAGGCtttagtaaaaacaaaaattctataGCCTGGTCTGAttccctttttcatttttttgcacGACGAGTTAACCATTTATGCCATATAATTCTAGTCATGTTCTTTTTCTGAATTTAGCTCTGGATCAATGTAGTCATTGGGACATGAATGAGTCAACTGCATTGCATCCCGTTACCGGGAAGCAAACTTGCAAGTAGAATTTCAATAAGCTGAGTTACAGAGAATCAGTTACAAATTCTCCATGCATTCATTCAAAATAATCCAAGTCATAATGCTGTAATACTCATAGAATTTTCTTTACTGAATGTTTGCAAAAAGATGATGAAAGAAAGGCAGTATAATAAAGTGGACCTCAAAATCACGACGTGCTACATAAATTGGAATATGGGGCTGGACATTGTTCGTCCAATCACGAAGATCATCCAAACCTGAAAAAAGAGCAAAATCACAGATAACAAATGTTCAATTATGAAAGAACTACAATCTCGTGATTTCTTACACAcagaatgaaaaacaaaaaggttgaCATCAGGAACCTCCAATTGCATCAGCATGAGAATGCGTAATAATAACCGCATCGATTGTTCTTATCCTGACAGAAATACAACTAGTTACAAGGATATCAACAAACGACAGAGAAAAAGTCAATTGTGCACGAATTTGGCATCAATTTCTAGCACTtcgttgaaaatattttcacttCTCTAGACAGTTGTGATCAAATGGGTTTTTAAATATTTGCAACAATTTCTTGCACTTCATTGAAAATATTTCCAGTTTTCTACACAGGTGTGACGAAACTGAGCATTCCTAATTTAAAAGCTGTGTCTAGAAGGTGAATGTTCTTCAGTATCTAGTGAAAGAGCAAAATAGATGTTAAAATATACTATCCACAGTGAAATTTACATATAAGCAAATCAGCAAGGTTCAGGCTTCAGatacctttctcttttcttttcttttttaagtctTTAGATACCAATTGATTCACAAATATATGGGCAAGTAAATATATCAAGTCACCAAGCAAAACTGCAACAACCTATCTAATTACAAGTATAAGTTGTGGACCTACGGTACAAGCGAGTTATGCATGCATTTAGGTTTATTCTGCCAAGGAGCAGGATATAGTCAGGGCAATCATGAAATTCACTATGTTTGGCACtcaaagtgggaaaaaaaaatctctcatttttgaaaaaaggaaataaagcaTCCATGTGAACAAGATATTCAGATTCCAGCTATATCATAAAAGATCAGCCTGTGAATGAACATGCTGGAATATCAGATTGGTATTCGTATAACCTATCTATAATCCCTAGAGAATATTGCATATTGGCCACAACACAAGAAGATTGTTATATACCTATAAAACTTCGTTAGGACATAAGCGAATGGGCCTTACCCATAAGTAGGGAACCATCGCAGTGCACTATGGTAGAAGAACCTGCACCGTTGAtaccaaaagagaaaatttcagCAAATTGCTGGTATTAAGCACGGCAGCAGCACA
This DNA window, taken from Rhododendron vialii isolate Sample 1 chromosome 8a, ASM3025357v1, encodes the following:
- the LOC131298014 gene encoding putative hydrolase C777.06c isoform X1, producing MVLFMGAVRLAPSPSPLFSFAQSRLRFSLSKYSLSVSRYGSSKLSRILQARLQSQSADAIPEVKIQSEQPEIIFLGTGTSEGIPRVSCLTNLEKTCPVCSKAVEVGDKNRRLNTSILIRHPRTSGSCNILIDAGKFFYHSALRWFPTYGIRTIDAVIITHSHADAIGGLDDLRDWTNNVQPHIPIYVARRDFEVMKKTHYYLVDTSVVTPGAAVSELEFDIIHEEPFLVHGLKFTPLPVWHGRDYRSLGFRFGNICYISDVSDIPEETYPILRNCDILIMDALRPDRSSSTHFGLPRALQEVRKIQPKRTLFTGMMHLMDHEKVNGELIKLMDTEGLDVQLSYDGLRVPITL
- the LOC131298014 gene encoding putative hydrolase C777.06c isoform X2: MVLFMGAVRLAPSPSPLFSFAQSRLRFSLSKYSLSVSRYGSSKLSRILQARLQSRTSEGIPRVSCLTNLEKTCPVCSKAVEVGDKNRRLNTSILIRHPRTSGSCNILIDAGKFFYHSALRWFPTYGIRTIDAVIITHSHADAIGGLDDLRDWTNNVQPHIPIYVARRDFEVMKKTHYYLVDTSVVTPGAAVSELEFDIIHEEPFLVHGLKFTPLPVWHGRDYRSLGFRFGNICYISDVSDIPEETYPILRNCDILIMDALRPDRSSSTHFGLPRALQEVRKIQPKRTLFTGMMHLMDHEKVNGELIKLMDTEGLDVQLSYDGLRVPITL